A genomic window from Pyxidicoccus trucidator includes:
- a CDS encoding non-ribosomal peptide synthetase — protein sequence MPPTPPSALVTGTEYERLLSSLRLKSPWALEGHTPEEVRRVLDGGAQAARVQGGRVDHGPWRSVVDVIAAQCRRHADRVALSEGASETTYARLEERTCALAASLRARGIGRGDVVAVVLERGRAFVELAIAVWRVGAAYLPLAPSHPQAWREDILRRVGAALVVGSPASEVPGVPFLESGADVGSGVAAVEDTALVPEDLAYIICTSGSTGEPKLVMTEHRGVANLLHAQRDFLGALGPDTRVLQFFHPSFDASLFDLLMALPNGGRLETLDASPLSGAPLAHMLVDRRITHAVLPATVLRTLQPGGFPDLQVVMSTGDVCLPETARQWGAHHRFVNGYGPTEVTVASTLHTVHTVEGERVPIGRPLSNDHVVILDEHLRLVPDGVPGELCIGGEGVGRGYLGRPDLTAERFIPDAFGPVPGGRLYRSGDLGRWLPDGTLEFLGRRDDQVKIRGARIELGQVEAALAALPDVRDAVALIDDTRERLLGYVMPVTGAALSGDAVRAELGRRLPGYLVPDVVVVVEAWPLNTSGKVDRARLPRPPRAERTDYQPPESPGEVALAAIAAALLGTERVGRDDDLFELGGHSLFATQLVARVRRVLGAQLELSEVLQTPTVARLAARLKEARGGVDLGPRSGAVGMALTPSFGQERVWLMHKLNPDARAYHTQAVFRLAGALDLAALQASLTDIVRRHDVMRSRFPEVDGELRCELEAPWEVELPLQDFSGVDEALLATRVAEAVRDAVQAPFALAEGRPFRWRLLRLGAQEHLFVHVEHHIVHDGWSFNVFVRELLNGYAEHVRHGQVRRPALAVQYSDYARWQREWVGTEAAAAQRRFWHQELEGAETRLQLPRRAAPGGRRFRGVAPRVELDGDLARRLQALADRNHASLFTTLLSAFFVLLHRYTGSQDLLVGSSVANRRWQDTEGMLGMFINTVVLRGRLDGDPSFEEFLARVRRTTLEVYDHQELPYEQIFAQSPARHQGGLNPLIQTMFNFHDSSVGTLDASPLDVSFVEGLGNGSAKFELSVVAVPLYAEPGHIQRLGGDVVSIPRSEAPVRSSPRSSLSGILLSWEFDSDLFEDFFITGMLSAYQQLLRSITDAPDTRVSRLSLLNDADRRALVSVGPRQEAPSYRVHDLFAQWTRRAPDAPAVRSGDSVLTYAELTRRAEHLAHHLRGLGVGRGALVAVCIPRSAELVVAQLGILMAGAAFLSLDPGAPPAWLEPLMQEAGARALVTTAALAGRLTGLPTVVLDALPPASSGPPLPEGSPSDLAYVLYTSGSTGRPKGVQIEHHSVVSLLYRTALAEDLGPGKTMLAMASVTFDISVLEVWGALLNGAAVHFLPPGWDVPGLARCLIEQRITHAVIPPVVLPRLAADAPEAFAALDRVVVGGDVFPLEAFRTLERGGFTKLTNGYGPTEITVMASGHRLDDGVDSEATHVPIGRPLFNAHLVVLDAHGQVAPPGAVGELCIGGAGVARGYRDLPGLTAERFVPDPFGSHPGARLYRSGDLARWLPGGVIEFLGRRDEQVKVRGVRVELAEVRAALAAHPGVVDALARVDSRGGEPCLVGYVVAGSATPVSAQAVREDLARRVPAHLVPSEVIVLESWPLTPNGKVDHSRLPATDRRPDAPYTAPRTEAEVRVAAVVSELLGVSRVDVHESLLALGMHSLQAMRLASRLSRMVGREVGLATILTGPTIAQLAHALAEAPVAKPLIKRLPRG from the coding sequence TTGCCCCCCACGCCCCCGTCCGCCCTGGTGACAGGAACCGAGTACGAACGCCTGCTCTCCAGCCTCCGTCTGAAGAGTCCCTGGGCGCTCGAGGGTCACACCCCGGAGGAGGTGCGGAGGGTGCTGGACGGCGGAGCGCAGGCTGCCCGCGTGCAGGGCGGCAGGGTCGACCATGGACCGTGGCGCTCGGTGGTGGACGTCATCGCCGCGCAGTGCCGGCGGCATGCCGACCGCGTGGCGCTCTCGGAGGGTGCCTCTGAAACCACCTATGCGCGGCTGGAGGAGCGGACGTGTGCCCTGGCCGCCAGCCTGCGGGCCCGGGGCATCGGGCGCGGAGACGTGGTCGCGGTGGTGCTGGAGCGGGGCCGTGCCTTCGTCGAACTCGCCATCGCCGTCTGGCGCGTGGGTGCGGCCTATCTGCCCCTGGCGCCGTCACATCCCCAGGCGTGGCGCGAGGACATCCTTCGCAGGGTCGGCGCGGCGCTCGTGGTGGGCTCGCCAGCCAGCGAGGTGCCGGGGGTGCCCTTCCTGGAGTCGGGTGCCGACGTGGGCTCCGGCGTGGCGGCCGTGGAGGACACGGCGCTTGTCCCGGAGGATCTCGCATACATCATCTGCACGTCGGGTTCGACGGGCGAGCCCAAGCTGGTGATGACCGAGCATCGCGGCGTCGCCAACCTCCTCCATGCGCAGCGGGACTTCCTGGGCGCGTTGGGGCCGGACACGCGGGTGCTGCAGTTCTTCCACCCGTCGTTCGATGCCTCCCTGTTCGACCTGCTGATGGCGCTGCCCAACGGAGGCCGGCTGGAGACGCTGGATGCGTCGCCGCTCTCCGGCGCGCCGCTGGCCCACATGCTGGTGGACCGGCGCATCACCCACGCGGTGCTGCCCGCGACAGTCCTTCGCACGCTGCAACCGGGCGGCTTCCCCGACCTCCAGGTGGTGATGAGCACCGGGGACGTGTGCCTTCCGGAGACGGCCCGGCAGTGGGGCGCGCACCACCGCTTCGTCAACGGCTATGGCCCGACGGAGGTGACGGTGGCCAGCACGCTCCATACGGTGCACACCGTGGAGGGGGAGCGCGTGCCCATTGGCCGCCCCCTCTCCAACGACCACGTGGTCATCCTCGATGAGCACCTGCGCCTCGTCCCCGACGGGGTGCCGGGCGAGCTGTGCATTGGCGGGGAAGGTGTCGGGCGCGGGTATCTGGGGCGGCCCGACCTGACCGCCGAGCGGTTCATTCCAGATGCGTTCGGTCCGGTGCCGGGAGGGCGGCTGTACCGCAGCGGCGACCTGGGCCGGTGGTTGCCGGACGGCACGCTGGAGTTCCTGGGCCGGCGCGACGACCAGGTGAAGATTCGCGGCGCGCGCATCGAGCTGGGCCAGGTGGAAGCGGCCCTGGCCGCGCTGCCGGACGTGCGGGACGCGGTCGCCCTCATCGACGACACGCGGGAGCGCCTGCTGGGCTACGTGATGCCCGTCACCGGAGCGGCGCTGTCCGGCGACGCGGTGCGCGCGGAGCTTGGACGCAGGCTTCCCGGCTATCTGGTGCCGGATGTCGTGGTCGTGGTGGAGGCCTGGCCCCTGAACACCAGCGGCAAGGTGGACCGGGCGCGGCTGCCCCGTCCCCCACGCGCGGAGCGGACGGACTACCAGCCGCCGGAGTCGCCCGGCGAAGTGGCGCTGGCGGCCATCGCCGCGGCGCTGCTCGGGACGGAGCGGGTGGGGCGCGATGACGACCTGTTCGAGCTGGGAGGGCACTCGCTGTTCGCCACCCAGCTCGTGGCCCGGGTGCGACGTGTGCTGGGCGCGCAGTTGGAATTGAGCGAGGTACTCCAGACCCCCACGGTGGCCCGGCTCGCGGCGCGCTTGAAGGAGGCGCGGGGTGGGGTGGACCTGGGCCCGCGGAGCGGCGCCGTGGGAATGGCGCTCACGCCTTCGTTCGGCCAGGAGCGGGTGTGGCTGATGCACAAGCTCAACCCGGACGCGCGGGCCTACCACACGCAGGCGGTGTTCCGGCTCGCGGGCGCGCTGGACCTCGCCGCGCTGCAGGCGAGCCTCACCGACATCGTGCGTCGCCACGACGTGATGCGCTCCCGCTTCCCCGAAGTGGATGGAGAGCTGCGGTGTGAGCTGGAAGCCCCGTGGGAGGTGGAGCTCCCGCTCCAGGACTTCAGCGGCGTGGACGAAGCGCTGCTGGCCACCCGGGTGGCGGAGGCTGTCCGGGACGCGGTGCAGGCCCCGTTCGCGCTCGCCGAAGGCCGGCCCTTCCGCTGGCGGCTGCTGCGACTGGGCGCGCAGGAGCACCTCTTCGTGCACGTCGAACACCACATCGTGCACGACGGCTGGTCCTTCAACGTCTTCGTGCGCGAGCTGCTCAACGGCTACGCCGAACATGTCCGCCACGGCCAGGTGCGACGCCCCGCGCTGGCGGTGCAGTACTCCGATTATGCGCGCTGGCAGCGGGAGTGGGTGGGGACCGAGGCCGCCGCGGCGCAGCGCCGCTTCTGGCATCAGGAATTGGAGGGCGCGGAGACCCGACTCCAGCTCCCCCGCCGCGCGGCTCCCGGCGGAAGACGGTTTCGGGGGGTGGCTCCCCGGGTGGAGCTGGACGGCGACCTCGCGCGCCGCCTCCAGGCACTGGCGGACCGCAACCACGCGTCCCTCTTCACCACGCTCCTCTCCGCGTTCTTCGTCCTCCTGCACCGGTACACCGGCTCCCAGGACCTGCTCGTCGGCTCCTCGGTCGCCAACCGGCGCTGGCAGGACACCGAGGGCATGCTGGGCATGTTCATCAACACGGTCGTCCTGCGGGGCCGGCTGGACGGGGACCCTTCGTTCGAGGAGTTCCTGGCGCGGGTGCGGCGCACCACGCTGGAGGTCTATGACCACCAGGAGCTGCCCTATGAGCAGATCTTCGCGCAGTCGCCCGCGCGGCATCAGGGTGGCCTCAATCCGTTGATACAGACGATGTTCAACTTCCACGACTCGTCGGTGGGCACGCTCGACGCGTCACCCCTCGACGTCTCCTTCGTGGAGGGACTGGGCAACGGCTCGGCCAAGTTCGAGCTGTCGGTCGTCGCGGTGCCGCTGTACGCCGAGCCGGGGCACATCCAACGGCTGGGTGGGGACGTGGTGAGCATTCCCCGTTCGGAGGCCCCCGTGCGCTCCAGTCCCCGCTCTTCCCTGAGCGGCATCCTGCTCTCGTGGGAGTTCGACTCCGACCTCTTCGAGGACTTCTTCATCACCGGCATGCTGTCCGCGTATCAGCAGCTCTTGCGCTCAATCACAGACGCGCCGGACACCCGCGTGTCCAGGCTGTCGCTGCTGAACGACGCGGACCGGCGCGCACTCGTCAGCGTGGGCCCACGCCAGGAGGCCCCCTCGTACCGGGTGCACGACTTGTTCGCCCAGTGGACCCGTCGCGCGCCCGACGCCCCCGCGGTGAGGTCCGGCGACAGCGTGCTGACCTATGCCGAGCTGACGCGTCGGGCGGAGCACCTGGCGCACCACCTGCGTGGCCTGGGCGTCGGCCGTGGGGCGCTCGTGGCGGTGTGCATCCCCCGCTCGGCGGAGCTGGTCGTGGCCCAGCTGGGAATCCTCATGGCGGGGGCGGCCTTCTTGTCGCTGGACCCAGGCGCTCCTCCGGCCTGGCTGGAGCCGCTCATGCAGGAGGCCGGGGCCCGCGCCCTCGTCACCACGGCGGCGCTGGCGGGCCGGCTCACCGGCCTGCCCACCGTCGTGCTGGATGCGCTGCCCCCGGCGTCGTCCGGGCCGCCGCTGCCGGAGGGGAGTCCGTCGGACCTCGCCTACGTCCTCTACACGTCTGGGTCGACGGGCAGACCCAAGGGCGTTCAAATCGAGCATCACTCGGTCGTGTCCTTGCTGTACCGGACGGCCCTGGCCGAGGACCTGGGACCTGGCAAGACGATGCTGGCGATGGCGTCGGTGACCTTCGATATCTCGGTGCTGGAGGTCTGGGGCGCGCTGCTCAACGGCGCCGCGGTCCACTTCCTGCCGCCGGGCTGGGACGTGCCGGGGCTGGCCCGCTGTCTCATCGAACAGCGAATCACGCATGCGGTGATTCCCCCCGTGGTGCTGCCCCGGTTGGCGGCCGACGCTCCGGAGGCCTTCGCCGCCCTGGACCGCGTGGTGGTGGGCGGGGATGTCTTCCCCCTGGAGGCGTTCCGCACGCTCGAGCGCGGAGGCTTCACGAAGCTGACGAACGGCTACGGCCCCACGGAAATCACCGTCATGGCCAGCGGACATCGGCTCGACGACGGGGTCGACTCCGAAGCCACCCACGTGCCCATCGGGCGACCGCTGTTCAATGCGCACCTCGTGGTGCTCGACGCGCACGGGCAGGTGGCTCCGCCGGGTGCCGTGGGGGAGCTCTGCATCGGTGGGGCCGGTGTCGCGAGGGGCTACCGCGACCTGCCGGGCCTCACCGCCGAGCGGTTCGTGCCGGACCCCTTCGGCTCACATCCGGGTGCGCGGCTCTATCGCAGTGGGGACCTGGCCCGGTGGTTGCCCGGAGGCGTCATCGAGTTCCTGGGCCGCCGTGATGAACAGGTGAAGGTCCGTGGCGTCCGGGTGGAGCTGGCCGAGGTGCGTGCCGCCCTGGCCGCGCATCCCGGCGTGGTGGATGCCCTCGCGCGCGTCGACTCGCGCGGGGGGGAGCCTTGCCTCGTGGGCTATGTCGTGGCCGGGTCGGCAACCCCGGTGTCGGCGCAGGCCGTGCGCGAGGACCTGGCGCGCAGGGTGCCGGCGCATCTGGTGCCTTCGGAGGTCATCGTCCTGGAGTCCTGGCCGCTGACTCCGAACGGGAAGGTGGACCACTCTCGGCTGCCCGCGACCGACCGGCGTCCGGACGCGCCCTACACGGCGCCGAGGACCGAGGCCGAGGTCCGCGTCGCGGCGGTGGTCTCCGAGCTCCTGGGCGTGAGCCGGGTGGATGTCCATGAGAGTCTGCTCGCGCTCGGCATGCATTCGTTGCAGGCGATGCGGCTGGCCTCCCGGCTGAGCCGGATGGTGGGACGGGAGGTCGGGCTCGCTACGATTCTCACCGGGCCGACCATCGCGCAGCTGGCCCACGCGCTCGCGGAGGCCCCGGTCGCGAAGCCCCTCATCAAGAGGCTGCCACGCGGATGA
- a CDS encoding CapA family protein: MASNNIAHPPGLGLSLLAVGDVFVDRDDPATAFHSARDVLSSGDVVFGNCEGVFSDDIQRAPSAGSTLTAPAANAAPLAKAGFDIMSLANNHSLDGGHAALLSMRRTLADLDIATVGAGANLAEATGPVYLERNGTRLAFLAFSSVFPYGYEARPGVPGLAPFRAHTRYTPLDLNVWNPGMAPVVSTEPLVEDQKAFINSLTEARAKADIVVVSFHWGDSTVPFSLTDHERRTARLAIDNGADVVVGHHHHMLRGVEFHSGKPIFYGLGHYVFDLPNLAERLAKDGYLGVGRPEEMAAWARKFGEYMIRPREGYPLLPFHPDSRLTGAAVIHIAPSGRISAGFLPAIINPANEPIHVSADSDEGRRVVAYLERCCTTEQLPTRLVAPRPDSGLPTSCIEFVSTSTD, encoded by the coding sequence GTGGCCTCGAACAACATCGCTCATCCCCCTGGACTCGGGCTGTCGCTCCTCGCTGTGGGCGATGTCTTCGTGGACCGCGACGACCCGGCGACGGCCTTCCACTCCGCCCGCGACGTCCTGAGCTCCGGTGACGTCGTCTTCGGCAACTGCGAGGGCGTCTTCAGCGACGACATCCAGCGTGCCCCCAGCGCCGGCTCGACGCTCACGGCGCCTGCGGCGAACGCCGCCCCATTGGCCAAGGCGGGCTTCGACATCATGTCATTGGCCAACAACCACAGTCTCGACGGGGGACATGCCGCGCTGCTGTCCATGCGCCGGACCCTGGCCGACCTGGACATCGCCACGGTGGGCGCGGGCGCGAATCTCGCGGAGGCCACCGGGCCCGTGTATCTCGAGCGCAATGGAACACGGCTGGCCTTTCTGGCTTTCAGCTCCGTGTTTCCCTACGGCTATGAGGCGCGCCCGGGTGTCCCCGGTCTGGCTCCCTTCCGTGCACACACCCGATACACTCCCCTGGATCTGAACGTATGGAATCCGGGCATGGCCCCTGTGGTGAGCACCGAGCCGCTGGTCGAGGACCAGAAGGCGTTCATCAACAGCCTCACCGAAGCACGCGCGAAGGCCGACATCGTCGTCGTCAGCTTCCACTGGGGTGACTCCACCGTGCCGTTCTCGCTGACCGACCACGAACGACGGACGGCCCGGCTCGCCATCGACAACGGGGCCGACGTCGTCGTGGGCCACCATCATCACATGCTCCGCGGTGTCGAGTTCCATTCCGGAAAACCCATCTTCTACGGTCTGGGACACTATGTGTTCGACCTGCCGAACCTTGCTGAGCGCCTTGCGAAAGACGGTTACCTGGGCGTGGGACGGCCGGAAGAGATGGCGGCATGGGCCCGCAAGTTCGGCGAGTACATGATTCGCCCGCGGGAGGGCTACCCACTGCTGCCGTTCCACCCGGATTCGAGGCTGACCGGCGCGGCGGTGATCCACATCGCGCCGTCCGGGCGCATCTCCGCCGGCTTCCTGCCCGCGATCATCAATCCAGCCAACGAGCCGATACACGTGTCCGCGGACAGCGACGAAGGCAGGCGGGTGGTCGCCTATCTCGAACGCTGCTGCACGACCGAACAGCTTCCTACAAGGCTGGTCGCCCCTCGGCCCGACTCCGGACTGCCCACCTCGTGCATCGAGTTCGTCTCGACCTCAACCGACTGA